Proteins co-encoded in one Streptomyces sp. SLBN-31 genomic window:
- a CDS encoding YafY family protein, whose product MPGPTGRVLTLLELLQSGGTRTVAELADRLGVEGRTVRRYVDQLLDLDVPVESVRGRYGGYRLAPGYRLPPLMLSDDEALAVLLGLVAGRRAGLTPEHTASETAAAKIRRVLPKHTACRLDALLRSLDFTDRPGEVATLDTGVLLTVTDAVRHRRPVSLRYSDRDGRGSERTLHPYGVVAHSGRWYVTGRDAGIGEDRTFRLDRIADARTLPGTFEAPAGPAPAQRLLSGFATAGYRHEVTVRIQGTAEQIRPHLPAGLATLEECEPPAGADGPWLRAELRAESLDWLPATLAALDRPFVIDRPAELRDRVAAFADRLASYARPT is encoded by the coding sequence ATGCCTGGACCCACCGGTCGCGTGCTGACACTCCTCGAACTGCTGCAGTCGGGCGGCACCCGTACCGTGGCGGAGCTCGCCGACCGGCTCGGCGTCGAGGGGCGGACCGTGCGGCGGTACGTCGACCAGCTGCTCGACCTCGACGTACCCGTGGAATCGGTCCGCGGCCGCTACGGCGGCTACCGGCTCGCCCCCGGGTACCGGCTTCCCCCGCTCATGCTCAGTGACGACGAGGCGCTGGCCGTGCTGCTCGGACTCGTCGCCGGCCGCCGGGCCGGGCTGACGCCGGAGCACACGGCGAGCGAGACCGCGGCGGCCAAGATCCGGCGGGTCCTGCCGAAGCACACCGCCTGCCGCCTGGACGCACTCCTGCGATCACTCGACTTCACGGACCGGCCGGGCGAGGTCGCCACCCTGGACACCGGGGTCCTGCTCACCGTGACCGACGCGGTGCGCCACCGCCGGCCCGTCTCCCTCCGCTACTCCGACCGCGACGGACGGGGCAGCGAGCGCACCCTGCATCCGTACGGGGTGGTCGCTCATTCCGGACGTTGGTACGTCACCGGCAGGGACGCCGGGATCGGCGAGGACCGGACCTTCCGACTCGACCGCATCGCTGACGCCCGCACCCTGCCCGGTACCTTCGAGGCACCCGCGGGACCCGCCCCGGCGCAACGCCTGCTGTCGGGGTTCGCCACGGCCGGGTACCGGCACGAGGTGACCGTCCGGATCCAGGGGACGGCCGAGCAGATCCGCCCCCACCTGCCCGCCGGCCTCGCCACCCTGGAGGAGTGCGAACCCCCGGCGGGCGCGGACGGACCGTGGCTGCGCGCCGAGCTGCGGGCGGAGAGCCTCGACTGGCTGCCCGCGACGCTCGCCGCGCTCGACCGACCGTTCGTGATCGACCGCCCCGCCGAACTGCGCGACCGCGTCGCCGCGTTCGCCGACCGCCTGGCGTCCTACGCCCGTCCGACCTGA
- a CDS encoding 2-phosphosulfolactate phosphatase, with protein sequence MSDWFLQREYGVRFEWGPAGARQLASDSACLVVVDVLSFTTSVTVAVEAGTRVFPYAWRDETASAFARDKEAALAVGRRAATPAAPWSLSPAALRRAPFTPRLVLPSPNGSAISAAAAASTVVASCLRNATAVGRLLAQRGYGTAERPLAVIAAGEQWPDGSLRPALEDLLGAGAIIDQLASRGVGPLSPEAAAARACFTRAPDVAAAVASCSSGLELARSGFADDVAVATELDVCTVVPVLADGAFHDGGS encoded by the coding sequence ATGAGCGACTGGTTCCTGCAGCGGGAGTATGGGGTCCGATTCGAGTGGGGTCCCGCCGGCGCCCGGCAACTGGCGTCCGACAGTGCCTGCTTGGTGGTGGTCGACGTGCTGTCGTTCACGACGTCGGTGACCGTCGCCGTCGAGGCGGGAACCAGGGTATTTCCCTACGCGTGGCGTGATGAGACGGCATCCGCGTTCGCCCGGGACAAGGAGGCGGCGCTGGCCGTGGGACGGCGAGCGGCCACGCCCGCCGCGCCGTGGTCGCTGTCTCCGGCGGCGCTCCGGCGGGCGCCGTTCACTCCCCGGCTCGTGCTGCCCTCGCCCAACGGATCGGCCATCTCCGCGGCGGCCGCCGCTTCGACGGTTGTTGCGAGCTGTCTGCGCAACGCCACTGCTGTGGGGCGACTGCTGGCGCAGCGGGGTTACGGCACCGCGGAGCGGCCCCTCGCGGTGATCGCCGCGGGTGAGCAGTGGCCGGACGGAAGCCTGCGCCCGGCACTGGAGGACCTGCTGGGCGCCGGGGCGATCATCGACCAACTGGCATCGCGGGGGGTCGGCCCCCTCTCCCCCGAGGCCGCTGCCGCGCGAGCGTGTTTCACCCGGGCTCCCGACGTCGCCGCTGCCGTGGCTTCCTGCTCTTCGGGCCTCGAACTGGCCCGAAGCGGTTTCGCCGACGACGTGGCCGTCGCGACCGAACTCGACGTGTGCACCGTGGTGCCTGTGCTCGCCGACGGGGCGTTTCACGACGGCGGGTCATAG
- a CDS encoding glycoside hydrolase family 15 protein: MDDMADTPASTEDSDCPPWVLREYAVLADGERGAVVDPEGRIVWLCAPRWHDDAVFSALIGGSGHFAVEPADRWHVWGGAYAEGSLIWVNRWVSPDSVIECRDALALPASPDRLVLLRRMRVVRGEARLRLSLDARPGFGAHRMRDPRLEDGTWVAQAKGLRLRLLGARHASWDPESGLRGEFHLRRGEEHDLVLEITSGDEAPRLDAAQLWHTTERAWRRRVPGCSGLAAPRDAGHAYAVLGGLTAGSGAMVAAATTSLPERANSGRSYDYRYAWIRDQCYAGLAVAAHGPHELLDDAVRFTTERVLADGDRLRPAYTVTGDPMPREQSLPLPGYPGGSDRVGNRAGDQFQLDAFGEVLQLFTAAARHDRFTPDTEEAARVAVRAIERNWTRPDAGLWELEDRWWTHSRLSVVCGLRRIAEVLPGADGRRCGDLADAIDAETRRRCLHPDGYWRRAASDDGPEAALLVPIARGLHASGDPTGTATRDFIVDRLAEDGYLYRFDHAGVPLGEAEGAFLLCGFAMALATHRLGDRVGAFRWFERTRSACGPSGLYAEEYDVRQRQLRGNLPQAFVHALLLECAVRLSDTALHNSFP; the protein is encoded by the coding sequence ATGGATGACATGGCCGATACGCCCGCCTCCACGGAAGACAGCGACTGCCCACCATGGGTGCTGCGCGAATACGCCGTGCTGGCGGACGGCGAGCGCGGCGCGGTCGTCGATCCGGAGGGCAGGATCGTCTGGCTGTGCGCCCCGCGCTGGCACGACGACGCCGTCTTCTCCGCGTTGATCGGCGGCTCGGGGCATTTCGCGGTGGAACCGGCCGACCGCTGGCACGTGTGGGGCGGCGCCTACGCCGAGGGCTCCCTGATCTGGGTGAACCGGTGGGTGAGCCCGGACTCCGTGATCGAATGCCGTGACGCCCTGGCGCTGCCCGCCTCCCCCGACCGTCTCGTCCTGCTGCGCCGGATGCGGGTCGTACGGGGTGAGGCGCGGCTGCGGCTGAGCCTGGACGCGCGTCCTGGCTTCGGCGCACACCGGATGCGCGACCCGCGCCTGGAAGACGGGACCTGGGTCGCGCAGGCCAAGGGGTTGCGGCTGAGGCTCCTCGGAGCACGGCACGCCTCCTGGGACCCCGAGTCGGGTCTGCGCGGTGAGTTCCACCTGCGCCGGGGCGAGGAGCACGACCTGGTGCTGGAGATCACCAGCGGTGACGAAGCGCCCCGCCTGGACGCCGCGCAGCTGTGGCACACCACGGAGCGCGCATGGCGTCGCCGAGTCCCGGGCTGCTCCGGACTCGCCGCGCCCCGTGACGCCGGCCATGCGTACGCCGTGCTGGGCGGGCTGACCGCCGGTAGCGGTGCCATGGTCGCCGCCGCCACGACCTCGCTGCCCGAGCGGGCCAACTCCGGGCGCAGCTACGACTACCGGTACGCCTGGATTCGCGACCAGTGCTACGCCGGTCTGGCCGTCGCCGCGCACGGACCGCACGAACTGCTCGACGACGCGGTCCGCTTCACCACCGAACGCGTTCTGGCCGACGGGGACCGCCTGCGGCCCGCCTACACCGTCACCGGCGACCCGATGCCGCGCGAGCAGTCACTTCCGCTGCCCGGCTATCCCGGCGGCAGCGACCGCGTCGGCAACCGGGCGGGCGACCAGTTCCAGCTCGACGCCTTCGGCGAGGTGCTCCAGCTGTTCACCGCCGCCGCCCGCCACGACCGGTTCACCCCCGACACCGAAGAGGCGGCCCGGGTCGCGGTGCGCGCGATCGAACGCAACTGGACGCGGCCGGACGCCGGGCTGTGGGAGCTGGAGGACCGCTGGTGGACCCACTCCCGGCTGAGCGTGGTCTGCGGTCTGCGCCGGATCGCCGAGGTGCTGCCCGGCGCCGACGGCCGCCGCTGCGGCGACCTGGCCGACGCCATCGACGCCGAGACCCGGCGTCGCTGCCTGCACCCCGACGGGTACTGGCGCAGGGCCGCCAGCGACGACGGCCCCGAGGCCGCTCTCCTCGTGCCCATCGCGCGCGGGCTGCACGCCTCGGGCGATCCCACCGGCACGGCCACCCGTGACTTCATCGTGGACCGGCTGGCCGAGGACGGATACCTTTACCGCTTCGACCACGCCGGGGTCCCTCTCGGCGAGGCCGAGGGCGCCTTCCTGCTCTGCGGGTTCGCCATGGCGCTCGCGACGCACCGCCTCGGTGACCGGGTCGGCGCCTTCCGGTGGTTCGAGCGGACCCGGTCGGCCTGCGGTCCGTCGGGGCTGTACGCGGAGGAGTACGACGTACGTCAACGGCAGCTGCGCGGCAACCTGCCCCAGGCCTTCGTCCACGCCCTGCTGCTGGAGTGCGCGGTCCGCCTCTCCGACACCGCTCTGCACAACTCATTCCCCTGA
- a CDS encoding flavodoxin family protein: MNATDDSYRFDDLTALFINCTLKPSPQQSHTQGLIDKSRAIMMSRGVRTDVIRAVDHDLAPGVYPDMTEHGFATDEWPALYEKVMAADILVIAGPIWLGDNSSVTKQVIERLYSCSGLLNSEGQYAYYGRVGGCLITGNEDGVKHCAMNILYSLQHLGYSIPPQADAGWIGPAGPGPSYLDPGSGGPENDFTNRNTTFMTWNLMHLGAMLKRAKGFPAHGNQRSEWDAGCRFDAPNPDYR, from the coding sequence GTGAACGCGACCGACGACAGCTACCGCTTCGACGACCTCACCGCCCTGTTCATCAACTGCACGCTCAAGCCGTCACCCCAGCAGAGCCACACCCAGGGCCTGATCGACAAGAGCCGCGCGATCATGATGTCGCGCGGGGTGCGTACGGACGTGATCCGCGCCGTCGACCACGACCTCGCCCCCGGCGTCTACCCGGACATGACCGAACACGGCTTCGCGACGGACGAGTGGCCGGCGTTGTACGAGAAGGTCATGGCCGCCGACATCCTGGTGATCGCCGGACCGATCTGGCTGGGCGACAACAGCTCGGTCACCAAGCAGGTGATCGAACGGCTCTACAGCTGCTCGGGCCTGCTCAACTCCGAAGGCCAGTACGCCTATTACGGCCGTGTCGGCGGCTGCCTGATCACCGGCAACGAGGACGGCGTGAAGCACTGCGCGATGAACATCCTCTACAGCCTCCAGCACCTCGGCTACAGCATCCCGCCGCAGGCCGACGCCGGCTGGATCGGGCCGGCGGGGCCGGGTCCCTCGTATCTGGACCCCGGGTCGGGCGGTCCGGAGAACGACTTCACCAACCGCAACACGACCTTCATGACCTGGAACCTCATGCACCTGGGCGCCATGCTCAAGCGCGCCAAGGGTTTCCCGGCCCACGGCAACCAGCGCTCGGAGTGGGACGCGGGCTGCCGCTTCGACGCCCCCAACCCCGACTACCGCTGA
- a CDS encoding cytochrome P450, which translates to MGHPDPLVIDSDPLVIDATGGDIHGEAARIRDRGPVTPVALPDGVEAWAVSDPGLLKRLLTDPRVSKDARRHWTRWIDGEIAPEWPLFTWVAVQNMFTAYGGEHKRLRALVSKAFTARRTAALRPRVEEITENLLDRVESAGESGRTVDLREEFCYPLPIRVISELLGLPKELGAELRTVVDGVFHTSATPEEVTDTYARFYAVLAELVALKRDSPGDDLTTALIAARDDEGDTRLSEQELLDTLMLMVSAGHETTVNLLDKAVHALLTHPDQLVLVVDGGASWDDVVEETLRVEAPVASLPLRYAVEDLAMAEFGGPEGVVIGKGEAILAAYAAAGRHPGRHGDDADRFDVTRIDKEHLAFGYGAHFCLGAPLGRLEARIALPALFGRFPELRLAVPQEELEPVDSFISNGHRTLPVRLR; encoded by the coding sequence ATGGGACACCCCGATCCCCTGGTGATCGATTCCGACCCCTTAGTGATCGACGCGACCGGCGGCGACATCCACGGCGAGGCCGCCCGGATCCGCGACCGCGGACCGGTGACCCCGGTCGCGCTCCCCGACGGCGTCGAGGCATGGGCCGTCAGTGACCCCGGCCTGCTCAAACGCCTTCTCACCGACCCCCGTGTCTCGAAGGACGCGCGCCGCCACTGGACCCGCTGGATCGACGGCGAAATCGCGCCGGAATGGCCCCTGTTCACCTGGGTGGCCGTGCAGAACATGTTCACCGCGTACGGGGGCGAGCACAAACGCCTGCGCGCCCTGGTCTCCAAGGCGTTCACCGCACGCCGTACCGCGGCCCTGCGACCGCGTGTCGAGGAGATCACCGAGAACCTGCTGGACCGGGTCGAGTCGGCCGGCGAGAGCGGACGAACCGTCGATCTGCGCGAGGAGTTCTGCTACCCCCTGCCGATCCGGGTGATCAGCGAACTGCTCGGCCTGCCCAAGGAGTTGGGCGCCGAACTGCGGACGGTCGTGGACGGCGTCTTCCACACCTCCGCCACACCGGAGGAAGTCACCGACACCTACGCCCGGTTCTACGCCGTGCTCGCCGAACTCGTCGCTCTCAAAAGGGACTCGCCCGGCGACGACCTGACCACCGCACTCATCGCGGCCCGCGACGACGAGGGCGACACCCGCCTGAGCGAACAGGAACTCCTCGACACGCTGATGCTCATGGTCAGCGCGGGGCACGAGACCACTGTCAACCTCCTCGACAAGGCAGTCCACGCCCTGCTCACGCACCCCGACCAGCTCGTCCTGGTCGTTGACGGCGGCGCCTCCTGGGACGACGTGGTCGAGGAGACCCTGCGTGTCGAGGCACCGGTCGCCAGCCTGCCACTGCGGTACGCCGTGGAGGACCTGGCGATGGCCGAGTTCGGCGGCCCCGAGGGAGTCGTGATCGGCAAGGGCGAGGCCATTCTGGCCGCGTACGCCGCCGCCGGCCGCCATCCCGGCCGCCATGGTGACGACGCGGACCGTTTCGACGTCACCCGCATCGACAAGGAGCACCTGGCATTCGGCTACGGCGCGCACTTCTGCCTGGGCGCGCCACTGGGGCGACTGGAGGCGCGGATCGCGCTGCCGGCACTGTTCGGCCGTTTCCCCGAGCTCCGACTCGCGGTGCCCCAGGAGGAGTTGGAGCCGGTGGACTCCTTCATCTCCAACGGCCACCGAACCCTCCCGGTGCGCCTGCGCTGA
- a CDS encoding YihY/virulence factor BrkB family protein, whose amino-acid sequence MAKLHLPGRKDQDHRDDHRDDHPDSRVPSPQEAGPDGEVEQAAPDTPTKMPKGAWGAVFKGSLKEFKDDELTDRAAALTYYGVLSLFPALLVLVSLLGITGKSATDKVLSNLKQLAPGSARDIITRAVEQLQNNSGIGSVMAIVGIVLAIWSASGYVAAFIRAANAVYDMPEGRPVWKVLPVRVGVTVVLMVLAVISALIVVFTGGLARQAGQALGIGDSALTVWAIAKWPVLVLLVTVMIAILYWATPNAKVKGFRWITPGSLLALLIWLAASAGFAFYVANFASYNKTYGTMAGVIVFLVWLWISNLAILLGLEFDAESVRQRAIAGGLPPEREPYTQPRDTRTWDEEDVRRLQAD is encoded by the coding sequence ATGGCGAAGCTGCATCTTCCGGGACGGAAAGACCAGGACCACCGCGACGACCACCGCGACGACCACCCGGACTCCCGGGTGCCTTCGCCGCAGGAGGCAGGACCCGACGGGGAGGTCGAACAGGCTGCCCCCGACACCCCGACGAAGATGCCGAAGGGTGCCTGGGGTGCCGTTTTCAAGGGCAGCCTGAAGGAGTTCAAGGACGACGAACTCACCGACCGGGCGGCGGCGCTCACCTACTACGGGGTGCTGTCCCTGTTCCCGGCTCTGCTGGTACTGGTGTCCCTGCTGGGCATCACCGGCAAGTCCGCCACCGACAAGGTGCTCTCCAACCTCAAACAGCTGGCCCCCGGCTCGGCGCGGGACATCATCACCCGGGCGGTCGAACAGCTGCAGAACAACTCCGGGATCGGCTCGGTCATGGCCATCGTCGGCATCGTGCTGGCGATCTGGTCGGCGTCCGGCTACGTGGCCGCCTTCATCCGCGCCGCGAACGCCGTCTACGACATGCCGGAGGGCCGGCCGGTGTGGAAGGTACTGCCGGTACGCGTCGGGGTGACGGTCGTGCTCATGGTGCTGGCGGTGATCAGCGCGCTGATCGTCGTCTTCACCGGAGGACTGGCCCGCCAGGCCGGGCAGGCACTCGGCATCGGTGACAGCGCGCTGACGGTCTGGGCGATCGCCAAGTGGCCCGTCCTCGTCCTGCTGGTGACAGTGATGATCGCGATCCTGTACTGGGCCACCCCGAACGCCAAGGTGAAGGGCTTCCGCTGGATCACCCCGGGCAGCCTGCTGGCCCTGCTGATCTGGCTGGCCGCCTCCGCCGGCTTCGCGTTCTACGTCGCCAACTTCGCCTCGTACAACAAGACGTACGGCACTATGGCGGGCGTCATCGTCTTCCTCGTCTGGCTGTGGATCAGCAACCTCGCGATCCTCCTGGGCCTGGAGTTCGACGCCGAGAGCGTACGGCAGCGGGCCATCGCCGGCGGCCTCCCGCCCGAGCGCGAGCCCTACACCCAGCCCCGCGACACCCGCACCTGGGACGAGGAGGACGTCCGCCGGCTGCAGGCCGACTGA
- a CDS encoding SAM-dependent methyltransferase, with product MTTGPQSSGRIDTGRPHPARVYDWLLGGKDNYPVDEAVGEQLPPEARDAARQNREFMHRAAAWLAAQGIDQFLDIGTGIPTEPNLHQIVQEIAPAAKVVYADNDPIVLRHAEALLISHPEGVTDYIEADVRHPEGIVEHARHVLDFDRPIALSLIALMHFITDEQDAHGIVRNLVATLPPGSYLVLSHAASDLFPELAERVTAEYAKGGIQLGFRTRAEVERFFDGLELVPPGLVTATEWATSTPSAQAEGSGIYAGVARVG from the coding sequence ATGACGACCGGCCCCCAGTCCTCCGGCCGGATCGACACCGGCCGACCGCACCCCGCACGGGTCTACGACTGGCTGCTCGGCGGCAAGGACAACTACCCGGTCGACGAGGCCGTCGGAGAGCAACTGCCCCCCGAGGCACGGGACGCGGCCCGGCAGAACCGGGAGTTCATGCACCGGGCCGCCGCATGGCTCGCCGCCCAGGGCATCGACCAGTTCCTGGACATCGGCACTGGGATCCCCACCGAGCCGAACCTCCATCAGATCGTGCAGGAGATCGCACCGGCGGCGAAGGTCGTCTACGCCGACAACGACCCGATCGTGCTGCGCCATGCCGAGGCGCTGCTGATCAGCCACCCCGAGGGGGTCACCGACTACATCGAGGCCGACGTACGGCACCCGGAGGGCATCGTCGAACACGCCCGCCACGTCCTCGACTTCGACCGGCCCATCGCGCTGTCGCTCATCGCGCTGATGCACTTCATCACCGACGAGCAGGACGCCCACGGCATCGTCCGCAACCTGGTGGCCACGCTTCCGCCAGGCAGCTATCTGGTGCTGTCGCACGCCGCGTCGGACCTCTTCCCGGAGCTCGCCGAACGCGTCACGGCCGAGTACGCCAAGGGCGGCATCCAGCTCGGCTTCCGCACCCGCGCCGAGGTGGAGCGCTTCTTCGACGGTCTGGAACTCGTGCCGCCCGGCCTGGTCACCGCCACCGAGTGGGCAACCTCCACCCCGTCCGCGCAGGCGGAGGGCAGCGGCATCTACGCGGGCGTGGCCCGGGTCGGCTGA
- a CDS encoding class II glutamine amidotransferase has translation MCRLFGLSSAPLRTRATFWLLDAPDSLSRQSHRDPDGTGLGLFAADGTPHVDKAPIAAYRDRAFAQEARQEESVTFVAHVRFASTGSLDVRNTHPFEQDGRLFAHNGVIEGLDQLDRHLGDDRELVRGDTDSERFFALITRETRRHDGDVTTGIREAARWVAANLPLYALNLILVTPRELWALRYPDTHDLYVLERPAGGRHGSRHLDHSGSHGRMRVHSAHLAEHPAVVVASERMDDHPDWRPLEPGELLHVGADLHVTHQIALPTPPAQPLTLEDLHPDAAASQKAA, from the coding sequence ATGTGCCGCCTCTTCGGTCTCAGCAGCGCCCCGCTCCGCACGCGCGCCACGTTCTGGCTCCTCGACGCCCCCGACAGCCTCAGCCGGCAGAGCCACCGCGATCCCGACGGCACCGGCCTCGGCCTCTTCGCCGCCGACGGCACCCCGCACGTGGACAAGGCTCCCATCGCCGCCTACCGTGACCGCGCCTTCGCCCAGGAGGCCCGGCAGGAGGAGTCGGTGACCTTCGTCGCCCACGTGCGCTTCGCCTCCACCGGCAGCCTGGACGTCCGCAACACCCACCCCTTCGAGCAGGACGGCCGGCTGTTCGCGCACAACGGGGTCATCGAGGGCCTCGACCAGCTCGACCGGCATCTGGGCGATGACCGCGAGCTGGTCCGCGGCGACACCGACTCCGAGCGGTTCTTCGCCCTGATCACCCGGGAGACGCGACGGCACGACGGGGACGTGACCACAGGCATCCGAGAGGCCGCCCGCTGGGTCGCCGCGAACCTGCCCCTGTACGCCCTGAACCTGATCCTCGTCACCCCACGGGAGCTGTGGGCACTGCGCTACCCCGACACCCACGACCTCTACGTCCTGGAGCGCCCGGCGGGCGGCCGGCACGGCAGCCGCCACCTCGACCACAGCGGCAGTCACGGCCGCATGCGCGTGCACTCGGCGCACCTGGCCGAGCACCCCGCCGTCGTCGTCGCCAGCGAGCGCATGGACGACCACCCCGACTGGCGCCCGCTGGAGCCCGGCGAACTGCTGCACGTCGGCGCCGACCTCCACGTCACCCACCAGATCGCCCTGCCGACTCCCCCGGCCCAGCCGCTCACCCTGGAAGACCTGCACCCCGACGCGGCCGCCTCCCAGAAGGCCGCCTGA
- a CDS encoding MBL fold metallo-hydrolase: MPTDSPLGYDVFVADPIAQNVTEPVPNGDRRMFSPLSVTLVHGERDAVLIDPPLTSAQAEAVGDWVEATGKNLTHVFATHGHGDHWFTAGVLAHRFGAQVVATEGTIKEMHRNVALRPVFWDRLFPQQIPDAPVTAVAVPGNRLNLEGHDLHIVEVGHSDTDETSVLHVPDLELVVAGDVIYNGVHQYLAESGDGGRDAWRKAITTVEELRPRRIVTGHKNKRLDDDADRAIAETRSYLDAVDEVLAKHDDPLGFFNAMLERFPERLNPGALWGGAVALYE, from the coding sequence ATGCCTACCGACAGCCCGCTCGGCTACGACGTCTTCGTCGCCGACCCGATCGCCCAGAACGTCACCGAGCCGGTCCCCAACGGAGACCGGCGGATGTTCTCGCCCCTGTCCGTCACCCTCGTCCACGGGGAACGAGACGCCGTACTGATCGACCCGCCACTGACCTCCGCGCAGGCCGAGGCCGTGGGCGACTGGGTCGAGGCCACCGGAAAGAACCTGACCCACGTGTTCGCCACCCATGGACACGGCGACCACTGGTTCACGGCCGGCGTTCTGGCGCACCGATTCGGTGCCCAGGTGGTCGCGACCGAGGGCACGATCAAAGAGATGCACCGCAATGTCGCCCTCCGCCCGGTCTTCTGGGACCGACTCTTCCCCCAGCAGATTCCGGACGCCCCCGTCACCGCCGTCGCCGTGCCCGGCAACCGGCTCAACCTCGAAGGGCACGACCTTCACATCGTCGAGGTCGGCCACAGCGACACCGACGAGACCAGCGTCCTGCACGTCCCCGACCTGGAGCTCGTCGTGGCCGGCGACGTCATCTACAACGGCGTCCACCAGTACCTCGCAGAATCCGGCGACGGCGGGCGCGACGCCTGGCGCAAGGCCATCACCACCGTGGAAGAGCTCAGGCCGCGCCGAATCGTGACCGGCCACAAGAACAAGCGACTCGACGACGACGCCGACCGCGCCATTGCCGAGACCCGGAGCTACCTCGACGCCGTCGACGAAGTCCTCGCCAAGCACGACGACCCGCTCGGCTTCTTCAACGCCATGCTGGAGCGCTTCCCCGAACGTCTGAACCCGGGCGCCCTGTGGGGCGGAGCCGTCGCGCTGTACGAGTAG
- a CDS encoding YihY/virulence factor BrkB family protein, with translation MGLLARVDAYQRRHRWVGLPLGVVYKFYDDQVTYLAALLAYYAFLSLFPLLLILVAVLGALLHGDPGLRQRVIDSALSEFPVIGDQIGENVHSFHANGAALAVGIAGCLYGALGVAQAAQYALNKIWAVPRHARPDPLRSRLKGLMFLSILAVGLCVATGLTTAESAASVFGTRLATGIRVGAALGAAVLNAALLLLAYRVLTHRRLPARKLYGATLGGACAWQLLQWGGSYYVDHVLRGATATYGMFGIVLGLLAWLYLGALIFLTTAEVSSVRVMRLWPRSLLTPFTDQVLLSPGDRRAYRSYAETETFKGFQKVRVRFEPPPKPLGDDLPEEEGP, from the coding sequence ATGGGACTTCTGGCCCGCGTGGATGCCTACCAGCGACGCCACCGCTGGGTGGGCCTGCCGCTGGGAGTTGTGTACAAGTTCTACGACGACCAGGTCACCTACCTCGCGGCGCTCCTGGCCTACTACGCCTTCCTGTCCCTCTTCCCGCTGCTGCTGATACTCGTCGCCGTCCTGGGAGCGCTGCTCCACGGCGACCCGGGACTGCGGCAGCGCGTCATCGACTCCGCGCTCAGCGAGTTTCCCGTCATCGGCGACCAGATCGGCGAGAACGTCCACTCCTTCCACGCCAATGGCGCCGCGCTGGCGGTGGGCATCGCGGGCTGCCTCTACGGCGCGCTCGGCGTGGCCCAGGCCGCGCAGTACGCGCTCAACAAGATCTGGGCGGTGCCCCGGCACGCGCGGCCCGATCCGCTGCGCTCACGGCTGAAGGGCCTGATGTTCCTGTCGATCCTCGCGGTCGGGCTGTGCGTGGCCACCGGGCTGACCACCGCGGAGTCCGCCGCCAGCGTCTTCGGCACCCGCCTGGCCACCGGCATCCGGGTCGGCGCCGCACTGGGGGCGGCCGTCCTCAACGCCGCTCTGCTCCTGCTCGCCTACCGAGTGCTGACCCACCGCCGGCTCCCGGCGCGAAAGCTCTACGGCGCCACGCTCGGCGGCGCCTGCGCCTGGCAGCTGCTGCAGTGGGGCGGCTCGTACTACGTCGACCACGTCCTGCGGGGCGCCACGGCCACCTACGGCATGTTCGGCATCGTCCTCGGCCTGCTGGCCTGGCTGTACCTCGGCGCCCTGATCTTCCTGACGACGGCCGAGGTGAGCTCGGTCCGCGTGATGCGTCTGTGGCCGCGCAGCCTGTTGACTCCGTTCACCGACCAGGTGCTGCTCAGTCCGGGCGACCGTCGCGCCTACCGGTCGTATGCCGAGACCGAGACCTTCAAGGGCTTCCAGAAGGTACGCGTGCGCTTCGAGCCGCCGCCGAAACCGCTGGGCGACGACCTGCCGGAGGAGGAAGGACCGTAG
- a CDS encoding VOC family protein: protein MEFVSIRIITGDVARLVEFYERATGLRAVRATEDFAEIRTPLATLAIAGTRTVPLFAPDSARPAANQSVITEFLVDDVDRVHENLTGYVTDFVTEPTTMPWGNRSLLFRDPDGNIVNFFTPVTPAAIEKFRSH from the coding sequence ATGGAGTTCGTCTCGATCCGCATCATCACCGGCGACGTCGCGCGTCTCGTCGAGTTCTACGAACGGGCCACCGGACTACGGGCGGTCCGGGCCACCGAGGACTTCGCCGAGATCAGGACGCCGCTCGCCACCCTCGCGATCGCCGGTACCCGTACCGTCCCGTTGTTCGCCCCGGACTCCGCCCGCCCGGCGGCGAACCAGAGCGTGATCACCGAGTTCCTCGTCGACGACGTGGACCGTGTGCACGAGAATCTGACCGGTTACGTCACCGACTTCGTGACCGAGCCGACTACGATGCCCTGGGGCAACCGGTCGCTGCTGTTCCGCGACCCCGACGGCAATATCGTCAACTTCTTCACGCCAGTCACTCCGGCGGCCATCGAGAAGTTCCGGAGTCACTGA